In a single window of the Danio aesculapii chromosome 20, fDanAes4.1, whole genome shotgun sequence genome:
- the six4b gene encoding homeobox protein SIX4b, which yields MCCLKPRGVTYQDAFKMSSSSSEVISADEIKRESRGSVKLSVLDPAELPMENAELLDCSPASLAFSPEQVACVCEALMQGGNVDRLARFLWSLPQSDLLRGNESILKAQAIVAFHHARYQELYCILENHSFSPSNHSSLQDMWYKARYTEAEKARGRPLGAVDKYRLRRKYPLPRTIWDGEETVYCFKERSRNALKDMYKRNRYPSPAEKRNLAKMTGLSLTQVSNWFKNRRQRDRNPSEAQSKSESDGNHSTEDESSKGQEDLSPRPLSSGSSSSVPHGTAPPTVYSDGGTTVIQQIGDVKMPSHSGGGMSFNGDLASVNAHYINSGAYGHSHSSSALLNGLGATGGHFLTFDPQRVSHHSQERLLGGSSVSYAPFSMGGSETASGKIETMQTLVSNGEDGVISSVVSFASAPSTPSTTSGGLHLSSYSVVNLPGSESTMGLPPLMLPPSSTSSTHGSAPLGNVVSDSSQHSSQTLLYSQTVKQEPLDVPGSYAYPSDIPLDQGSNLGYTASLFLSSSSSGGSLPPTITATVTSALSNSDVHHALNQTGRGLHEDGVALSSDYRSQDIHLPNSLQVVSREGEGPVRVVCGDLDMEGKELAKLQTVQMDDDGSDL from the exons ATGTGCTGCCTGAAACCCAGAGGAGTGACTTATCAGGACGCGTTCAAAATGTCTTCTTCCTCAAGCGAGGTCATTAGTGCCGATGAGATCAAGAGGGAGAGTCGTGGGAGTGTCAAGCTGTCAGTGCTGGACCCCGCGGAGTTGCCGATGGAGAATGCCGAACTTTTGGACTGCTCGCCGGCCTCCCTGGCCTTTTCCCCCGAGCAGGTCGCGTGCGTCTGCGAAGCGCTGATGCAGGGTGGGAACGTGGACCGCCTGGCCAGGTTCCTGTGGTCACTGCCGCAGAGTGACCTGCTGCGGGGGAACGAGAGCATCCTGAAGGCGCAAGCGATAGTCGCCTTCCACCATGCCCGCTACCAAGAGCTCTACTGCATCTTGGAAAACCACTCTTTCAGCCCGTCGAACCACTCGTCTCTGCAGGATATGTGGTACAAAGCGCGCTACACCGAGGCGGAGAAGGCGCGGGGCAGACCGCTGGGCGCCGTGGACAAGTATCGCTTACGCAGGAAATATCCGCTGCCTCGGACTATCTGGGACGGAGAAGAGACCGTGTATTGTTTCAAAGAGAGGTCTCGGAACGCGCTGAAGGATATGTACAAGCGGAACCGGTACCCATCTCCAGCCGAGAAGCGAAATCTGGCCAAAATGACAGGACTTTCCTTGACGCAGGTCAGCAACTGGTTCAAAAACAGGAGGCAGAGAGACAGAAATCCATCAGAAGCGCAGTCGAAGAG tGAGTCAGACGGCAATCACAGTACAGAAGATGAGTCCAGTAAAGGCCAGGAGGACTTGTCACCACGTCCCCTCTCCAGCGGCTCTTCCAGCTCAGTCCCACACGGAACAGCCCCCCCTACAGTTTACTCAGACGGAGGAACAACAGTCATCCAACAAATCGGAGATGTCAAAATGCCCTCACACTCAGGTGGAGGAATGAGTTTTAATGGTGACCTTGCGAGCGTCAATGCTCACTACATCAACAGTGGAGCTTATGGTCACTCACACAGCAGCAGCGCTCTCCTGAACGGACTTGGTGCCACAGGTGGCCATTTCTTGACCTTTGATCCTCAGAGGGTCTCCCATCACAGTCAGGAAAGGCTGTTAGGTGGGTCTTCCGTGTCTTATGCTCCCTTCTCAATGGGGGGTTCTGAAACAGCCTCTGGAAAGATAGAGACCATGCAAACTTTAGTTTCCAATGGTGAAGATGGAGTCATTTCTTCAGTGGTGTCCTTTGCTTCGGCCCCCTCCACACCATCCACTACCTCAGGAGGTCTTCATCTGAGCAGTTACAGTGTGGTCAATCTCCCTGGAAGTGAATCTACCATGGGTCTTCCTCCTCTAATGCTGCCCCCATCATCAACATCATCTACTCACG GTTCTGCTCCTTTGGGCAACGTAGTCAGTGACTCTTCCCAGCACTCAAGCCAAACTCTGCTCTACTCCCAGACTGTGAAGCAGGAACCCTTGGATGTGCCTGGAAGCTATGCTTATCCTTCTGATATACCCCTGGACCAAGGTAGCAACCTGGGCTATACAGCCTCCCTTTTCCTCTCATCGTCCTCCAGTGGTGGTTCTCTTCCCCCTACCATCACAGCTACAGTCACCTCGGCCCTCTCCAACTCCGACGTACACCATGCTCTGAATCAAACAGGACGTGGCCTCCATGAGGATGGTGTAGCTCTGTCTTCAGACTACAGGTCTCAAGACATCCATCTGCCCAACAGCCTGCAGGTTGTTTCTAGGGAAGGAGAAGGTCCAGTCAGGGTTGTTTGTGGGGATCTGGATATGGAAGGGAAAGAGCTGGCCAAGCTGCAGACTGTACAGATGGACGATGATGGAAGCGACCTCTGA